The sequence GACATCCCTGAAGTCAGCATTTGTTGTAAACTATTCGCCAAACTTTCCTTTATATCATTTTATAAATGAGTAAAATGTATTTaggtacacgaactattgataaaatgtcatATTGATACACGAATTATTGAAAATggcttaattggtacatgatccAAATAAAAGGTCAATTTTATCCTTAAtatgaattaatattatattaattagttttaaaatatcatatttattaaaaattaatatatatatatatatattaatgaaaccacaaactcaataaataaatcatatgcatgtaggactaaaaatactcattaataaattatttatattttaaaatttaaataatttattaatgaattatttatatttttaaaatataaataatatataatgaaatgatatttttttctatcaatgtaaataattatccatttaaaaaaatttatataaattatattctgATTCtgcatgcacggaccctgtacatgggtccgtgcattaaactgGAACTCCGATTTTTTTACGAAGatgcacggacccttatccggacCCATACATGGGGTACGTGCATACCTCTCTTTCAGCGCGCAGTTTtgttgaaaaaatcatatctcgagttctagccgtcggattgagccaaaatttggacaacagcttcaaaacatcttgaaattgattttgaatggtgaagatcggatttgaatctttctagaattaaaaatagaattttgaCCAGTattgctccgtaattcatgcATGCGGCTCTTTtcttgctccaaaaatcatgattttttcaatatttctACAAAAATAAATCCGAAGAGTAAAATTCACACACAtgcaataaatcatgaataaaccttataaaaactatgaatgcatgcaaaataaatataaaaacaacACCAAATATGCACACTTATcataagaaaacaaaaatatttatactATTGCAAAGGACCATTTTcagtataaaaataaaaaaataaaaaaaggttGTCCAACAAAGAACCAAAGAATAAAAgtataaaaatgaaaataattaataaagcaACATTAAAACTatggaaaacaaaaaaattgtgaaagaaAATAATGGTTATATAAAGGAATAAAAGACGTAGAAATGTAATGCattatctattttttttcaCATAACCTTTagtgataaaataattttttaatgatatgtatttttatatcttttattaaattttattttattaaatacgTCATtacatcaaattatatatttttctcaatgtttaagttatacaaaattataatatttattataatcatGGTTTGCAACAACTATAAATTTAATTAGATTTGTAACACATAAAATATTGAACAAAGATTGTTCGCACTAATTTTATAATACATgttgtatatattatattatattatattttactaTTGACTAAATATCATGAAAATCATTACTTAATATTCTTATCTCATTTATTCAACAACACTTAGCGATAATAAAAAGTGTTACTACGTGCGATGCACGTGACTTTTACtagtttaaataaatatataaataaaattattaatttaaaaaaattgctttttttgtcgttttggttttgaaatatgtaaTTCGAAACCGAACGAAATAAATTTTAGTTTCAACATCTATATCcgaatttcaaaatttgattttcatTTCGGTTCGGTGTTTTGTTTTTTCTTATTGGATTTACgactttttaaattttattcaaagtttGAACACCCTTACTATCAATGaaatcataattaaaataacaatttctATTTCTGATATTAATTAGGAAATAGGAAAACCTTCGTTTTCGTAATCCCCATCTTGGAAAAttgtttttaatatataataaaacctagacgaagctccagctgaccaaccactgactagcccctcctggatccaccctcctcgtctaatcgcaaacctgccccatggaataggatgtccagaaaataaagagtacgagacgtgagcataaaatgctcagtacgatagtatgagtatacatgcatgcaaagtgaactccctatagactcgaggtcaaggatcagataacagaaacagaccgggccctggtatgtagcacgttgtgccatcgctttaggaggtggctcccataccgagataaccgtggatacgccggacccaaatcgatggaagtccatccactaataggatagggtacaaccctactaacagacatctcgaaagagatacagcaagatgcaaatgaatgcagcataatatcatgacatatttCAATTTTGTCAAGATACATATAAATGGCTTCTTGTTCTTtatctttttcatttttctagcaaaaaaaaaaacccataaaTGTCACCACGCCATATATATACAATCAGCCATCAACCATTTTGACTAAACAAACTTCGAATCCATTACTAATTTACCATATCTATGTAGAAGCTTATGTCTTTAACATTCTCTATAAATGTCACCACGTACGCcatatatacacaataatttTCTCTACAAATTACATGTATCCGACGCAGAACATGAAGCTGATTGGGTGGCTCTCATCATATGTTATAATATATTAGAACAtgctcaaaatcaaaatcaaagctACGTAGCAACCAGAATGGGGAGATTGTACAACGCGATGAAACTCCTGAAGCCGACAATGATGATGGTGTTACTGCAAATTGCTTCAACCGTTGTGAACCTGTTGTACAGAATGGAAACCAATGACGGAATGCACATTCGAGTTCTTGTCGCCTATCGTCTCATTTTCGCGGCCTCCACTATTGTTCCCATCACCCTTATCTTTGAAAGGTGGGTTGCATTAATTgcaggaaaaaaaatatttgaaaggaAATTTTTCAAGTCAATTTTGGCCTATTTTTcctataattaatttaagatttatacaaataattatatatgcattaatatttcaatctcaaaatcacAAAAGCAAATTATATAACTGGATCGACCAACCGTATTACAGAGATGAATCTACTTAATGCAACCCACCTTTCAAAGATAAGGGCGATCGGAAAAATAGTGGAGGCCGCGAAAATGAGACGATAAGCGACAAGAACTCGAATGTGCATGTTGTCATTGGTTGCCATTCTGTACAACAGGTTGACAACGGTTGCAGCAATTTGCAGTACGTAGCACCATCATCATTGTCGGCTTCAGGAGTTGCATCGCGTTGTACAATCGCCTTATTCTGGTTGCTACGTagctttgattttgattttgagcaGATTCTAATATATTATAACATATGATGAGAGCCACCCAATCAAATTCATGTTCTGTGTCGGATACAAGTAATTTGTAGAGAAAACTATTGTGTATATATGGCGTACGTGGTGACATTTAAAGAGAATGTTAGAGACATAAGCTTCTACATAGATATGTGATGATGTCGTAATTTTACCttgggttcggtctggtagaatggatccttcAAATCCTTAAtgaagcaggtcgggtcgggtatgacgaaactgcacaagcaacagctaggtcaaagggacgccgaaagtgttttcggcgtaacccctccgatgcctaagtcagtatcttgaaggcagagggtatgattaatgcgaaaactaaAAGATATGAATATGTGAATGTCAagtgagtaatgaataatgaataatacctgtatttatagtaaaaatagaataagttacctagtcgaattataacatgttaGGGAGTAGGACTCCTCACTCATTGGTCCCTTTGTAAGCTTATCTCTATCTCATAAATATTTGATAAGATCTAAGCTTATCTCGTATATATCAAAATCCCACTTGAATTAGAAAAAGATTGTACATGGCCCATTAAAGCATAACCTAGCTCGGCCCCTTATGACCAGCCCAGGTCATGACAAAGCCCAACATAGCTTTGGACTGGACTGGACCCTACCACCTTGGGCTATGCTAGGTAAacccattataaacgggctcgggtggaaatattttatcgaggtaacaatagtacctccctaactggtctaaaagaagaatgagTTTAGACCAATTACTCAGTCCTGACCCCGTTCTATACAGGCTTTGTACAGACAGCCCAGAATTGAATCCACGAGATGTGTTTCTTTGAACGGTCCAGATCAAGATCCGCGTGATGTGCTTTTAATGGACGGCTCAGATGTCTCAGGACGGTTCATCTATCGAAGCCAAAAACCTTGACTTGTCCCGTCCCGAGCCGTAGATCCAGTAAAAAATCAACGGTCCAGATCGATTCACCACCTCTATATATATACTAGGcggtaaaaatttattttttcacctTTCACTCTCGTACTGTTACGCTGCAAAAATTTCAAGAGCCCTCCCGACCTGGACTGCGCAATCCTGAGCTGCCTTTATCGTTTGTGTCAATCCCGGGCTACAACTCTCTCACCTGTAAGTCCTACCGTCCTTATACTAGGTTGATTAATATGTCCTCCCCAGACGAGACTTCTGTTCGGGAAATAGTAGCCTTTTTTGAAGCATCCAATTCTCCTTCTAACAACCCCGAGCCCTCCGATTCCAATAATCCAAGCTCAGAGCTGGATCTGTCGGAGACTCGTATAGAAAAATTAAAGCGATTGCACAAACTCAGGTCGGATAAAGCCCGATTATCTGCCAAAGGGAAACAATGGTATGAAGTCCTAGCCTCCCATCTAAGTCCAGACCTAGGTCCCCTCATCAGGGAGAAATCGGGAATGCCCGATACCTATGATCTTATAATCCCGGGCCGTAAAGACCGGGCTCACAGACCCCCTCCTAATTtcttgagcttcagcctagatcaaATCAAGATGGGTTTAAGATTTCCAGTCCCGAACTGCATTTCCTACTTATGTCAATACTTTTGTGTGTGCCCGAGTCAATTATCCCCGAACTCTTTTAGTTCAATTCTATCATTAGGTGTACTTTTCTGTTTCTTCCGAATTCCCTTAGACATAGGAAATTTCATTTACTTCTTGCAAATTAAGAAAACCGCCCCGGGCCGCTTCTATATTTCCATGCGACCCGAATACCCCTTTCTGAAGGGTAAGCCTAGCTCCCACAAAGGCTGGACAAACAGATACTTTTTTGTCAACCCCAACCAGCCATGGGAATGCCGGTCTAACTGGGCTATGAACTTTACCAGTCCTGAACTGCCAGCTTTACCTACTCACAACTTTACCAATTTTATCAATACCATGTCTGCGCAAACTTTTGATATTGAGAGCCTGATTGAGGAGGATCTGCTCTGTCATTATGGCTTCAGTGGGAAGGGAGTAGAGATCCAAGGGGATGTAGGTAGTACCCTTGTACCCGTGCTATCCTTATCTTAGACTGATTCCCCTTATGCCTTTGATTTACcgtatttttatatatgtatacatttttttatttttagacgACAGGATCAAATCTGCCGCTATGCCTGCCAACTTCAGAGTTGCACTGAAGAACTTGAAGAGGAAGAAAACAGAGGACAGTGAGGCCAGAACTCATCCCGAACCTCCTCCCCCTGAACAGTCAAAAAAGAAAGCTTCCAAACCAAGGAAAAGCCCAGCGCCAATCTTCCCGAGCTTGAACAGCCGTCCCTTGTTTCCTCGTCCCGAGCCCGTGGCAAAGAACCCATAATAGAGTTCGGGTCCCTACCTGACGCTGAACCTCAGGGAATGCCAGATCAGCCCGGGGTTCCAGAGATGTCATTTTTCTCGAAGCCCGACCCCCAAGGGTGCCTAGGCATAATGCAGAACCTGATTTCTCGTTCTGATTTAAAAATCCTTCAAGGAGTGCCTACCTTGGAGGCTGAACAGAACTTCGCTCTTGCATCCCTGCAGGTATATTGCATTTTTCGATCTTACCTTGTATACGGAGCTGTCATGTACCGAGCTGGGTTTTAACCTTCATGTTTTCACAGGCTCTAGCTTGGGGAGGGGAGATCACCAGCCGAGCTTTCAAAGACCGGGAGGAACACAACCTGAACCAGGAGGCCTTTGTTGCTCGGATTTCTGAGCTCACACGAAAAACCCGGGAAATGAAGGCTGATCATGATGAAAAGGTGACCGAGATGAGGGTGGAGATTGAATCCATACGGGATGCTCTGGAGGCTGCTCATAAAAAACTGCCGAGCTGGAAGTGGACAAGATTGAACTAAAGAACCAAGTACGGGCCCTGACTCGGGAACTTGAGGCTGCGAAGGAGGTCGGGAAAAGAGAATTCTTGAATTCCGCTGATTTTGCTAACGCCGTAGCTGAGAAGGCAGCTACTTTTTTTGACGAGGGTTTTAAGGGGTGCTTAGCCCAGTTCAGGGCTAATGGGTATTCAGAGACCGAGCACCCCGCCCTTTTCCTGGACTGTTCCAAGGCCCTAGATGACATGCCTGATGAGGACTCCGAGGAGGCCGGGCCGGAGAGAACAACAAGTCCCGGCCAAAACTCAAGGCCACAGGATGCCCCCACCCCTTGATTATTTCTTCTTCCTGCTCTGAATTGTCTAAAAACATGATATGAATGATACCCTGCGTGGTCATCGATTTTTGTTATTGCCCAGGTCGGGCTGATACATTGTTGCTATGAATGAACGTTTATTTCttattctatttttagttcGGGTTTCTTTAAAAAATGCGAGAAATTTTACCAAGTCCGACTATTTTAAGGCCCCGATCTGCGTGTGCCCGGACTGTTTTAATAACTGAAACCAAACTTATCATGAAAGTTTATAAGATCCCGACCTATATGTACCCGGACTGGTTTAATAACTGAAGCCAGACTTATGAGTTTTATAAAGCCCGACCTATATGTGCCCGAACTGACTTAATAACAGAACAAACATGCAAGTTTATAAAGTCCCGACTTATATATGCCCGAACTGACTTAATTACGGCACGACGATAATGAATTTGTTCAACCTTAATTCAGCCCTTGAGATCGATCCATATTTAAACTTTTAAGTTCTAAGTACCGTTAATGGAAATTGTTTTAATGCTAGACCTGCTTACTACCGAAGTAGTTGATGTGCTGGACCTGCTCAGCTATTAAGCTCTAATACTGATATGGGTTTTAAGttccagacctgcctgggctttgagaccactgatgtggattttgagttccagacctgcctgggctttgagaccactgatgtggattttgagtgccagacctgcctgggcttttgagaccactgatgtggattttgagtgccagacctgcctgggctttgagaccactgatgtggattttgagtgccagacctgcctgggctttgagaccactgatgtggattttgagtgccagacctgcctgggctttgagaccactgatgtggattttgagtgccagacctgcctgggcttttgagaccactgatgtggattttgagtgccagacctgcctgggctttgagaccactgatgtggattttaagtgccagacctgcctgggctttgagaccactgatgtggatttttagtgccagacctgcctgggctttgagaccactgatgtggattttgagtgccagacctgcctgggcttttgagaccactgatgtggattttgagtgccagacctgcctgggctttgagaccactgatgtggattttgagtgccagacctgcctgggcttttgcaAGGTATGTTTCTCAAGAAATTGTTTTATAAAAACAGACCAAAACTTTTCAGCGCCATATTTCCAAAATAAAATTGACACTAGACAGGAATGATCCTAATGTAAACAAGAAAActtcaaaaatataaataactgGTTAAGTGCCAGTTTAGTGAAAAATAGATAACATGATGAGGCCCGAACTGAGCTGTTAGggataatattttttcaagtgCTGAGCGTTCCATGGCCTTTTTCCCTTTTTACCTTGAGCATCTTCCAAGTAATATGCGGCTACTCCGGCTTTTCCTATCACTTTGAATGGGCCTTCATACTTGGCTTCTAACTTTCCTCGTTCCCCTTGATGTTGTATTTTTCGCATAACCAGGTCTCCCTCTTGGAAAACCTTGGGGTATACTCTTTTGTTGTATGCTTGGGTCATTCGTTTGCGATAGGCCGCTAGCCTAATTGCGGCTCGGGACCTGTTTTCTTCGAGTAAATCTAGATCCATTGCTCGTAATTCTTGATTGTTTTCCCCATATGCCATGATTCTTGCACTCTCTTGCCCTATCTCTGCTGGGAGCACAGCTTCAGTCCCGTATACCATGCTGAAAGGGGTTTCACCTGTACCGGACCGAGTTGTAGTTCGATAGGACCACAATACGGAAGGGAGCTCATCTGCCCACTTGCCCTTAGCCGCATCCAGTCGTGTCTTGAGAGCTTGGACTATCGTTCTATTGGTAACTTTGACCTGTCCATTCCCCTGTGGATACGCGACAGAGGTGAAAACCTATTCAATCTTCATTTCTTGACACCATGCTCGGACTTTAGATCCACAGAACTGTCGCCCATTGTCTGATACTAGCCTGCGAGGGATCCCAAAGCGACATACTATATTTTTCCATAAAAAATTGAGCACTTCGTTCTTCGTAATCTTCGCAAGGGGTTCGGCCTCCACCCATTTGGAAAAGTAATCGACTGCGACCAACAAAAATTTCCTTTGTCCTGTGCTAACAGGGAATGGCCCTACTATGTCCATCCCCCATTGGTCAAAAGGGCAAGCAGCCACCACTGCCTTCATGTATTCTGCAGGTCTCCACTGTAGGTTAGCGTGTCTTTGGCAATTATAGCACGAATGAACCAGATCTGAGGAGTCTTTGCGCATAGTAGGCCAAAAGAAACCAGCAAGAAGAGCTTTGCGAGCTAGGGCAAGACTGCCCAGGTGACTTCCGCAAGACCCTTCATGAATTTCTCATAATACGTAATTTGCCTCGTCAGGGCCTAAACACTTTAACAAGGGCTGAGAGAAAGATCTCTTGAACAAAATTTGATCGATCATGACGAAGCGAAGAGCCCTTCTTTTTACTTCCTTGGCCTTTTTGTTATCATTTGGTAATTCCTTCTTAGTCAGATATGTGTGTATGTCATATCTCCAATCCCCTTCTGGTACTTGAGTTAGCATATCATCAAGAGTTTCCAACTGAGACACAAGTTCCCGACCTGCAATAATGGGATCAGGCCGATCATTCAATGCACTAGCTAGGCGAGCCAAATGGTCGGCCTTGATGTTCTCAGCTCGGGAGATGAGCTCTAAATTCAGCTCGGTGAATCCTTCCTTAGCTGTGTCTAATGCCTTAACATATTTCCTCATTTTATCATCTTTGATCTCAAACCTTCCGTTGCTCTGCTGAATAGCTAGTTGGGAATCGGAATATAGAGTAGCCCGGGAGATACCCAAATTTCGTGCTGCCTTAAGTCCGAGTAGCAATACCTCATATTCTGCTTCATTGTTAGAGGCTCTGAAGTCCAATCTGATTGATATATTAGTTTCTTCACCCCAAGGTGAGATGATCACGATTCCAGCTCCGCTCCCTGACTGACATGATGACCCATCTACAAAAATCTTCCATAGCTCTTTTTGTTCTAGCTGGACTGTCTCTGCCAAGAAGTCAGCCAGGGCTTGAGCTTTTATAGCTGTCCGAGGTTCAAACTTGAGATCGTACTCACTCAATTCTGTGATCCATCTGACCAGTCTACCTGATGCATCTGGATTAGTTGCAATTTTTTCCAGGACGCTATTGGTGAGCACGGTGATGGGATGTGACAGAAAGTAAGGCCGTAATTTTTTTGCGGTGATTACCAGAGCTAAGGCAAGTTTTTCTTGGGTTAAATAATTGAGCTCGGCTCCCTTCAAGACATGACTCACAAAATAAACAGGCTGATGATTTGCCCCGTCCTTCTTGACCAGGACTGAACTGGCTGCTCGGGGTGTGACTGCCAGATATAGGAACAACTCTTCCCCTGGAATAGGCTTATTCAGCACGGGCAATTGTTTTAAATAGGTCTTCAAATCCTGGAAGGCCTTCTCACTTTCCTCATTCCATTCGAAATTTTTGGTCTTTCGCAGTGCCTTGAAGAAGGATAAACTTTTATCTGCAGATCTTCTTATAAACCGGGCTAATGCGGTAATTCTTCCTGTCAGCCTTTGTACTTCCTGTACATTTCTGGGTGAGCTCATAGAAATGATAGCTTGGACTTTTTCAGGATTTGCCTCAATTCCCCTTCTCGTAACCATATAACCTAGGAATTTACCAGCCCGGACTCCAAAAGTACACTTGCTAGGGTTTAGCCtcaattgataatttctcaatgTCTGAAATGTTTGAGCCAGGTCGGTGATGAACTGGTCTGCAGTTCGGGTTTTGATCAGGATATCATCAACGTATACCTCAATGTTTTTCCCAATTTGTTGCTCGAACCCTTTGTCCATTAGTCTCTGATATGTTGCCCCGGCATTTTTGAGTCCAAACGGCATGACCACATAGCAATAAGTTCCAGTTGATGTGACAAAACTCACTTTGTCTTTGTCCTCTTTTGCCAAGGGAATTTGGTGATATCCCTGATAAGCATCCAAAAAACTGAGTAATTCATGCCCTGCAGTCGAATCAACCAGCTGATCGATTCTAGGTAGGGGGTAACAATCTTTAGGGCATGCTTTATTCAAATCTCAAAAATCTACACACATGCGCCATTTTCCCGTAGACTTTGGAACTAGGACTATGTTGGACAACCAGGTCGGGAAGTGGATTTCTTCAATGTGCCCCGCCTTGAGTAACTCGTCCACTTGCTCCTTTATTACTGCATCCTTTTTAGGACCAAAGTGTCGTTTCTTTTGAATAATAGGGCGATAACCTTTTATCACATTGAGCTTGTGTTCTGATATTTCCCGATGGACCCCTACCAGGTCTGAAACTGACCATGCAAAGAcgtctttattttt comes from Henckelia pumila isolate YLH828 chromosome 4, ASM3356847v2, whole genome shotgun sequence and encodes:
- the LOC140867677 gene encoding uncharacterized protein — translated: MRKYVKALDTAKEGFTELNLELISRAENIKADHLARLASALNDRPDPIIAGRELVSQLETLDDMLTQVPEGDWRYDIHTYLTKKELPNDNKKAKEVKRRALRFVMIDQILFKRSFSQPLLKCLGPDEANYWRPAEYMKAVVAACPFDQWGMDIVGPFPVSTGQRKFLLVAVDYFSKWVEAEPLAKITKNEGNGQVKVTNRTIVQALKTRLDAAKGKWADELPSVLWSYRTTTRSGTGETPFSMVYGTEAVLPAEIGQESARIMAYGENNQELRAMDLDLLEENRSRAAIRLAAYRKRMTQAYNKRVYPKVFQEGDLVMRKIQHQGERGKLEAKYEGPFKVIGKAGVAAYYLEDAQGKKGKRPWNAQHLKKYYP